GCCCTGGGCAAGGATCCGACCTCGTTCAAGACGCGCTCGCTCATGCTGGGCTCGGCCCTGGCGGGTCTCGCCGGCGCGTTCCAGGCCCATTACGTCACCTTCATCAGCCCCGAGCAATTCGTTCCATTGATCACCTTCTATGTCTGGATCGCCATTATCCTGGGTGGCGCTGGCCGCATCAGCGGCATCATCGTCGGCACCGTGATCCTGCTCACCTTTCTCGAGGGCTCGCGCTTCATGCGCGATTTCGTTGGCGGCGTGTCCGAGGTGCAGCTGGCGAGCGTCCGGTTCTGGATCATCGGCATGGCCCTGATCCTGACGGTGCTGTACCGGCCGCAGGGCTTGTTCGCCGACAAGACGACGGGAGCTCGCTGAGATGAGCTTCCTTGCGGTACGCAATCTCACGGCGCGGTTCGGGGCTTTCACCGCCTTCGAGGATGTGTCCATCGAGCTCGAACGTGGCGCGCTGGTGGGTCTGATCGGCACCAACGGCGCCGGCAAGAGCACATTGTTCTCCGCAGTCACCGGTTATATCCGCACCCATTCCGGCAGCGTGCACTTTGCCGGTGAGGATGTATCGGAGCTCTCGATCGAGCATCGGGTGCAGCGCGGGCTTGCCCGCACCTTCCAGGTGCCGCGCGAGTTCGGCCGGCTCAGCGTGTTCCACAACCTGATGGCGGCGGCGCCGCACCAGGTGGGAGAAAGCCTGTTCGGTCTGGTGTTCGCGGCACCAAAGGTGGCCCGCCAGGAGGCGGAGCTGGCCGAGCGTGCGCGAGAGATGATGAGGTTCCTCAACCTCAGCCGGGTGGCCGATGCGCCCGCGGGCACCTTGTCCGGCGGGCAGAAGAAGCTGTTGGAGCTGGGCCGCCTCCTGATGCTGGAGCCGAGCTGCATCCTGCTGGATGAACCATTTGCCGGGGTCAATCCAGTGCTGATTCAGGAGATCTCCCAGCGGATCCTCGAGCTCAACCAGCGCGGCATCACCCTGTTCATCATCGAGCACGACTTGGCAGGCCTGTCGCGGCTGGTGCCGAAGATCTACGCCATGGACCGCGGCCGCATTATCGCGGAAGGCACGCCTGATGAGGTGCTGGCCGACCGGCACGTGCGCGAGGCCTATATGGGAGGCGTGATATGAGCCTCCTCAGGCTTGAGGGCGTTGCCGCCGGCTATACGGACGTGGACATCGTCACCGGCATCGACATGTATGTCGAGGCGCGCGAGATCGTCACCATTGCCGGCACGAACGGTGCCGGCAAGTCCACCGTGATCAAAGCGATCATGGGGCTGTTGAAGCGGATCTCCGGATCGATCGTCTTCGACGGGCAGGAGCTGACCAGGCTGCCAGTCGAGAAGCGGGTCAGCACCGGCATCTCTTATGTGCCACAGGTGCTGAACGTGTTCGGCGCCCTCACGGTGCATGAAAACCTGCTGGTGGTCGAGCATGTGAAGAACCGGGCCGAGCGCATCGGCCTGATGTATGAGCTGTTTCCGGCGCTCGCCGGCCGGCGGCGCATGCAGGCGGGCAACCTTTCCGGCGGTGAGCGCCAGCAGCTCGCCTTTGCCCGCGCCCTGATGTCGAGCCCGCGGCTCATTCTGCTGGATGAGCCCTCGGCCGCGCTGTCGCCATCCCTCACCGCGCAAGTCTTTGCCGAGGTGCAGAAGCTGCCCGCGACGGGTGCGGCGGTACTCATGGTGGAACAGCGGGCTCGGCAAGCGCTCTCGTTCAGCGACCGCGGCTATATCCTCGATTCCGGCCGCATCGTGCTGACCGATACGGGAAGGGCCCTGCTCGAAAACGAGCAAATGTCCGAGCTTTATCTCGGCAACAAGGACGCTCGGGCGCATCACTGAATAACAACCGACGGGAGAATTCCTATGAGTACAGCAGCGCAAATGAAAGAGCAGACGAGATCGACACGACCGGCACCTTCCAAGATTGCTGCAATGACCGCTTGCCAGGCGCTCAAGGCGATCGATGCGGGTGAGCTCACCTTCGAGGCGTGGACGCGGGCCTGCCTGGAGCGCATCGAAGAGCGCAACCCGGAGGTGAAGGCCTGGGTCCATGTGGTTGCCGATAAGGCGCTGGAGCATGCTCGGGTTGTGGACCGGGGCCCACGCAAGGGACCGGTGGATGGCGTGCCGCTCGGCATCAAGGACATCATGGACACGGCCGACATGCCGACCGAGCTCGGCGACCCCGAAATATTCCCCGGCCGCCAGCCGAAGACCGACGCGGCTGTCGTGACCATGATGCGGGATCTGGGCTTCACCATTCTGGGCAAGAACACGGTGTCGCGGCATTCGATCATGCTGCCGGGACCGTGCCGCAACCCGCATGATCTCTCGCGCACGCCTGGCGCTTCCTCAGCCGGGTCGGCCGCTGCCGTAGCCGATTTCATGACCCCCTTGTCGCTCGGTACCCAGACCGGCGGCTCGATCGTGCGGCCGTCCACCTTCTGCGGCGTGGTGGGCTACAAGCCTACCATCGACACGCTGCCCTATGCGGGGCTACGGCGCTATTCGCGGCCACTGGACACGATCGGCGTGCTGTCGCGGGCGGTGGAGGACACCACTCTGGTGATGCGCGAAGCTATGGGCGATCCGCGCTTCGACGTTACCATTCCGGTACGCCGAGATTTCCGGGTGGGCGTGTGGCGGCCGCGCGAGCTGAAGAACGCCGAGCCCTATGTGCAAGAGATCTTCGAGGACAATGTGCGGGCGCTTTCCGCCGCCGGAGTGAAGGTGGTCGTGCTTGACGTTCCGGCGATGTTCGACGAGATGGCCGAGGAGCACGATGTGATCATGGCTTATGATCTCGCCCGTTCGTTCCGGGAGATCAGGCGCGATCATCTCGACAAATGCGACCCCGAGCTGATCGAGTACCTCGATCTCGGCGACACCTACAGCGATGCCGACTACGGCCGTGTGCTGTCCAAGGCGGATGCCTGCCGGCGCGCCTTCTACGATGTGGCGCGGGATGTGGACATCGTCGTCAGTCCTGCAACGCCGGGTGAAGCGCCGGACGCAAGCTCCACCGGCAGCAACGTTTTCATCAGGCTGTGGACCATCCTGCACAATCCAGCCATCACCCTGCCGGTGACGCGCGGACCGAACGGTCTGCCGATTGGCCTACAGGCGATCGGCTTCGTGAACGAGGATGCCCCGTTCCTCTATTGGGCGCGCTGCCTGGAGGCCATTCTCGGCAACCGTGCCTCGGACGTGTGATCGCTAAAGCGGTTTCGCTTTTCTCGGAATCGCGAAACCGCTCTCGGTTGTTGCTTGGTTGCTGAAGATAGTGGCGCCGGGCGAAAGGAGGCGTTCGCCCTGGCCGTCCCGCCGTGTCTCGGAAGCAGCTAACGCTTACAAGTTGCTGGTTCCCCTGTGGGCGAGGCCA
The sequence above is drawn from the Rhodoligotrophos defluvii genome and encodes:
- a CDS encoding ABC transporter ATP-binding protein; this encodes MSFLAVRNLTARFGAFTAFEDVSIELERGALVGLIGTNGAGKSTLFSAVTGYIRTHSGSVHFAGEDVSELSIEHRVQRGLARTFQVPREFGRLSVFHNLMAAAPHQVGESLFGLVFAAPKVARQEAELAERAREMMRFLNLSRVADAPAGTLSGGQKKLLELGRLLMLEPSCILLDEPFAGVNPVLIQEISQRILELNQRGITLFIIEHDLAGLSRLVPKIYAMDRGRIIAEGTPDEVLADRHVREAYMGGVI
- a CDS encoding amidase, whose translation is MTACQALKAIDAGELTFEAWTRACLERIEERNPEVKAWVHVVADKALEHARVVDRGPRKGPVDGVPLGIKDIMDTADMPTELGDPEIFPGRQPKTDAAVVTMMRDLGFTILGKNTVSRHSIMLPGPCRNPHDLSRTPGASSAGSAAAVADFMTPLSLGTQTGGSIVRPSTFCGVVGYKPTIDTLPYAGLRRYSRPLDTIGVLSRAVEDTTLVMREAMGDPRFDVTIPVRRDFRVGVWRPRELKNAEPYVQEIFEDNVRALSAAGVKVVVLDVPAMFDEMAEEHDVIMAYDLARSFREIRRDHLDKCDPELIEYLDLGDTYSDADYGRVLSKADACRRAFYDVARDVDIVVSPATPGEAPDASSTGSNVFIRLWTILHNPAITLPVTRGPNGLPIGLQAIGFVNEDAPFLYWARCLEAILGNRASDV
- a CDS encoding ABC transporter ATP-binding protein, which gives rise to MSLLRLEGVAAGYTDVDIVTGIDMYVEAREIVTIAGTNGAGKSTVIKAIMGLLKRISGSIVFDGQELTRLPVEKRVSTGISYVPQVLNVFGALTVHENLLVVEHVKNRAERIGLMYELFPALAGRRRMQAGNLSGGERQQLAFARALMSSPRLILLDEPSAALSPSLTAQVFAEVQKLPATGAAVLMVEQRARQALSFSDRGYILDSGRIVLTDTGRALLENEQMSELYLGNKDARAHH